The Erigeron canadensis isolate Cc75 chromosome 4, C_canadensis_v1, whole genome shotgun sequence genome window below encodes:
- the LOC122595545 gene encoding G-type lectin S-receptor-like serine/threonine-protein kinase At1g11410: MGENVDLHVFEISTIVAATDNFSLLSKLGEGGFGSVYKGRLQNGQEVAVKRLSQSSGQGMQEFKNEVTLIGKLQHRNLVRLLGYCFHTEEKMLVYEYLPNKGLDCFIFDQEKGSLLDWKTRFQIIRGIVRGLLYLHQDSRLRIIHRDLKASNILLDADLNPKISDFGMAKIFGGDQEEATTLRVVGTYGYMSPEYAMEGLFSVKSDVYSFGILVLEIISGRKNTSYYMESSVNLIGHVWDLWKQESALKIVDRALGDSFDADEILRCIHVGILCLQEQASDRPTMTDVAFMLSNRDTKLPSPNQPAFIFRNSTTASPSAGVGSVDSETISILHAR; this comes from the exons ATGGGTGAAAACGTTGATTTACATGTATTCGAGATAAGCACAATAGTTGCAGCAACGGACAATTTCTCCCTATTAAGTAAGCTTGGGGAAGGTGGCTTCGGTTCAGTTTATAAA GGTAGACTACAAAATGGACAAGAAGTTGCCGTAAAAAGATTATCACAAAGCTCAGGTCAAGGGATGCAAGAATTCAAGAATGAAGTTACATTGATAGGGAAACTTCAACACAGAAATCTAGTACGACTTCTGGGATATTGTTTTCATACAGAAGAGAAGATGTTAGTCTATGAATACCTACCAAACAAAGGCTTggattgtttcatctttg ATCAAGAAAAAGGGTCACTTTTAGATTGGAAAACACGATTCCAGATCATTCGAGGAATTGTCCGTGGCTTGCTATATCTTCATCAGGATTCAAGGTTGAGAATCATCCATAGGGATTTAAAAGCAAGCAACATTTTACTAGATGCAGATTTAAATCCCAAAATTTCTGATTTTGGAATGGCAAAAATCTTTGGAGGGGATCAGGAAGAAGCTACAACACTTAGAGTTGTCGGAACATA CGGCTATATGTCTCCAGAGTATGCAATGGAAGGGCTTTTTTCGGTGAAATCTGATGTTTATAGTTTTGGAATTCTAGTTTTAGAGATAATAAGTGGTAGAAAAAACACTAGTTATTATATGGAGAGCTCGGTTAACTTGATCGGACAT GTTTGGGACTTGTGGAAACAAGAGAGTGCACTAAAGATAGTTGATCGGGCATTAGGAGATTCATTTGACGCTGATGAAATTCTACGATGCATCCATGTCGGAATTCTATGTCTTCAAGAGCAAGCAAGTGATCGGCCAACAATGACAGACGTAGCATTTATGCTGAGTAATCGCGATACAAAACTTCCATCTCCAAATCAACCAgcatttatttttagaaactcaACGACAGCATCACCGAGTGCCGGGGTTGGCTCTGTCGATAGTGAGACCATCAGCATCCTTCATGCTCGATAA